The following coding sequences are from one Acidobacteriota bacterium window:
- a CDS encoding HAD-IA family hydrolase yields the protein MPPRRTRTCRLFLFDLDGTLIDSQEDIVRSLDLALGRLHLPAIPAARIGSFVGDGVQALVERALAESAGRPPLPEEAARGVQLFREEYGRHLLDRTHLYPGAAEALERLDWARYALVSNKPADFCRRILEGLGVAGRFDVILGGDSTPDRKPDPGPLLEAMHRCRIPASESVMVGDSRVDIEAGRRAGVFTCGVLGGFRPEEELASSGCDLLIRNLTELCDHFRPPGAGGG from the coding sequence ATGCCGCCGCGGCGAACCCGCACCTGCCGTCTCTTCCTGTTCGATCTCGACGGGACGCTGATCGATTCCCAGGAGGATATCGTCAGGTCGCTCGACCTCGCTCTGGGCCGCCTGCACCTGCCCGCGATCCCCGCCGCGCGGATCGGAAGCTTCGTCGGGGACGGGGTGCAGGCCCTCGTCGAACGGGCCCTCGCCGAATCGGCGGGACGCCCCCCCCTCCCGGAGGAAGCCGCGCGCGGAGTGCAGCTGTTCCGGGAGGAATACGGCCGCCACCTCCTGGACCGCACGCACCTGTACCCGGGCGCCGCGGAAGCCCTCGAGCGGCTCGACTGGGCCCGCTACGCCCTGGTGTCGAACAAACCCGCCGATTTCTGCCGGCGCATCCTCGAGGGGCTGGGGGTGGCCGGCCGCTTCGATGTCATCCTGGGAGGGGACAGCACCCCCGACCGCAAGCCCGATCCCGGGCCGCTGCTGGAAGCCATGCACCGGTGCCGGATCCCCGCCTCGGAATCGGTCATGGTGGGCGACAGCCGGGTGGACATCGAGGCGGGGAGGCGGGCGGGCGTTTTCACCTGCGGCGTGCTGGGAGGCTTCCGGCCCGAAGAGGAGCTCGCGTCCTCCGGGTGCGATCTCCTGATCCGGAACCTGACGGAGCTCTGCGACCATTTCCGCCCGCCGGGGGCCGGCGGCGGATGA
- the modA gene encoding molybdate ABC transporter substrate-binding protein, with the protein MRGGRFIETALLLAAILGFAARPLPAAGREEIIVSTAVSLKNAFGEIGSLFEKRTGVRVRFNLGSSGLLQKQIEAGAPADIFASASARQMDALESRGLILPDTRRDFARNELVLIEPAGPRARLSAFTDIGRPGVARIALGNPKTVPAGQYARETLGQLGLWDRLEPRFILAENVRQVLDYVARGEVDAGIVYSSDVAVASGKVRTVAKAPPGTHNAIVYPMAAVKGTGAPDEARLFIDLATSPAGQAVLRKHGFLEIH; encoded by the coding sequence ATGAGGGGAGGACGTTTCATCGAGACCGCGCTGCTCCTTGCGGCCATCCTGGGCTTCGCCGCCCGGCCCCTCCCCGCGGCCGGCCGGGAGGAAATCATCGTGTCCACCGCCGTCAGCCTGAAGAACGCCTTCGGGGAAATCGGCTCGCTCTTCGAAAAGCGGACGGGGGTGCGCGTCCGGTTCAACCTGGGCTCCTCGGGGCTGCTGCAGAAGCAGATCGAGGCGGGGGCCCCCGCGGACATTTTCGCCAGCGCGTCGGCCAGGCAGATGGATGCACTCGAGTCCAGGGGCCTGATCCTCCCCGATACCCGGAGAGACTTCGCGCGCAACGAGCTGGTCCTCATCGAGCCCGCCGGCCCGCGCGCGCGGCTCTCCGCGTTCACCGACATCGGAAGGCCCGGCGTCGCGAGAATCGCCCTGGGGAACCCGAAAACGGTGCCCGCGGGCCAGTATGCCCGGGAAACGCTCGGGCAGCTCGGCCTGTGGGACCGGCTCGAGCCGCGCTTCATCCTGGCGGAAAATGTGCGCCAGGTGCTGGACTACGTGGCCCGGGGGGAGGTGGACGCGGGGATCGTCTATTCCTCGGATGTCGCCGTCGCTTCGGGGAAGGTCCGCACCGTGGCCAAGGCCCCTCCCGGGACGCACAACGCCATCGTCTACCCGATGGCGGCCGTGAAGGGGACAGGCGCCCCGGATGAAGCCCGCCTTTTCATCGACCTGGCGACGAGCCCGGCCGGGCAGGCGGTCCTCCGAAAACACGGGTTTCTCGAAATACACTGA
- a CDS encoding response regulator transcription factor, translated as MALDDTPGTFPLSRTIRVLVVDDHPVMRRGLASSLNQEPDIAIVGEAGDGDAALEAARRLRPDVVLMDLGMPGVDGIEATRRIRAEMPGIRVVGLSVYAEEERESAMLLAGAAAYLNKCCSIAELTAAIRRSIGSSPGIQTAPWPAPSNPRNRPQSKE; from the coding sequence ATGGCCCTCGACGACACCCCGGGGACATTTCCGCTCAGCCGCACCATACGGGTACTGGTGGTGGACGACCACCCGGTCATGCGGCGCGGGCTCGCATCCTCCCTCAACCAGGAACCGGATATCGCGATCGTGGGGGAGGCGGGAGACGGTGACGCCGCGCTGGAAGCGGCGCGCCGGCTGCGGCCCGATGTGGTCCTCATGGACCTGGGGATGCCGGGGGTCGACGGCATCGAGGCCACCCGCCGGATCCGCGCCGAAATGCCCGGAATCCGCGTCGTCGGGCTGTCGGTGTACGCGGAGGAGGAGCGGGAGTCCGCGATGCTGCTGGCGGGTGCGGCGGCCTATTTGAACAAATGCTGCTCCATCGCGGAGCTTACGGCCGCCATCCGCCGGTCGATAGGGTCTTCCCCCGGCATCCAGACCGCTCCATGGCCGGCGCCCAGTAATCCGCGTAACCGGCCACAATCGAAGGAATGA
- a CDS encoding S1 RNA-binding domain-containing protein, with product MDAAIIGRIALETAIPEASVSAVVTLLKTGFTGPFIVRYRKEATAGMDEAKVRAIQDRMAHYRGVLDQRASLVKTLSEQGRLTEELRTQIESSFSRAELADLEHQFRPRKKTRAMEAIEKGLQPLAEYFWNQELDAWSAEEHIDVFVDPSKGILNREQALEGVVDILAEYVAENFEHRKKLREMLWSEGLLASSVVPAKAGQKTKYAMYYDRREPVTTIPSHRVLAIRRGCKEGVLISSIEGDNARAIEFLAAAHIRDRESLFTPVIEAAVRESYNRILRPMIESEVRSQLKERADREAIRIFQENLANLLLSPPAGPIVAMGVDWGKGNECSVAVIDETGRFLEGARVRFSPAAGTSPAAAAAPSPAPRADSPAGPTAAVLGDAPGIARLEVSSGRDEAPCPPPADAGAGTETTAPEAVDSKATAPEAAAPETAVPEAAAPETAVPEAAAPETAVPEAAAALETAVPEAAAPETAVPEEAAPETAVPEAAAPETAVPEAAAPETAVPEAAAPETAVPEAAAPEAEAPEATAPEATAPETAAAEATAPEATAPETAAAEAAESVGDAGTVLRDLIARHKVGAVAFGTGTGARELENLLRQIVTETGSDDIMIASVNDAGIAIYASSRIAREELPDSSASLRCAMSLARRLQDPLAELVKIDPKLIGVGQYQHDVDQKELHRGLVQTVQYCVNSVGVNPNTAGESLLRYVSGLNDKLARKIVGFRNSQDFFRSREGLKTAIGLDDASYRQAAGFLRIPDGDHPLDCTAIHPEAYPVVEKMAAAQGGEIRDLLENQEKVTSLKLDDFVTDEIGLPTLDDIREELLHPGRDPRRAFRVPKFRSDVRQMSDLQPGMTMEGTVTNVTNFGAFVDIGVRQDGLVHLSQMSNRFIRDPREAVKVGDIVQVKVLSVEMETQRIGLSMKALLGGGRRRQKPQRRGRKTSPAPREGQSRGEAGPDSRNPSRADRPGANRSREASGRRRGPRKPEGSRKPESAPSAERNEDPASDGPTPTLQEKIAILQSKFRGIH from the coding sequence ATGGATGCTGCGATCATAGGTAGAATTGCCCTGGAAACCGCGATACCCGAAGCTTCCGTTTCGGCCGTCGTCACCCTTTTGAAAACCGGGTTCACCGGCCCCTTCATCGTCCGCTACCGCAAGGAGGCCACCGCGGGGATGGACGAAGCGAAGGTCCGGGCCATCCAGGACCGCATGGCCCACTACCGGGGGGTGCTCGATCAGCGGGCGTCCCTGGTGAAGACCCTTTCCGAACAGGGACGGCTGACAGAGGAACTGAGGACGCAGATCGAAAGCTCCTTTTCCAGGGCCGAACTGGCCGACCTCGAGCACCAGTTCCGCCCCCGGAAGAAGACGCGCGCCATGGAAGCGATCGAAAAGGGGCTCCAGCCCCTGGCCGAATACTTCTGGAACCAGGAGCTCGACGCCTGGAGCGCGGAGGAGCACATCGACGTTTTTGTCGATCCCTCCAAGGGCATCCTCAACCGGGAGCAGGCGCTCGAAGGGGTCGTGGACATCCTCGCGGAATACGTGGCGGAAAATTTCGAGCACCGCAAGAAACTGCGCGAGATGCTCTGGAGCGAGGGCCTGCTGGCATCCTCCGTGGTCCCCGCCAAGGCCGGGCAGAAGACCAAGTACGCGATGTACTACGACCGCAGGGAGCCGGTCACCACGATCCCGTCTCACAGGGTTCTGGCCATCCGCAGGGGGTGCAAGGAGGGGGTGCTCATCTCCTCCATCGAGGGAGACAACGCCAGGGCCATCGAATTCCTGGCGGCGGCCCACATCAGGGACCGGGAGTCCCTGTTCACCCCGGTGATCGAGGCGGCCGTCCGTGAAAGCTACAACCGCATCCTGCGGCCGATGATCGAGTCGGAAGTCCGGAGCCAGCTCAAGGAACGCGCCGACCGGGAAGCCATCAGGATATTCCAGGAAAACCTGGCCAATCTGCTCCTATCCCCCCCGGCCGGCCCGATCGTCGCCATGGGAGTGGATTGGGGCAAGGGAAACGAATGCAGCGTGGCCGTGATCGATGAAACCGGCAGGTTTCTGGAAGGGGCCAGGGTCCGCTTCTCCCCCGCGGCCGGGACATCCCCCGCGGCCGCGGCCGCTCCCTCCCCCGCTCCCCGAGCCGACTCACCCGCCGGACCGACCGCCGCGGTGCTGGGTGACGCCCCCGGGATCGCCAGGCTTGAAGTTTCGTCGGGGCGGGATGAAGCCCCATGCCCGCCGCCGGCCGATGCCGGGGCCGGCACCGAAACAACGGCGCCTGAGGCTGTTGATTCCAAGGCTACAGCGCCCGAGGCAGCGGCGCCTGAGACGGCCGTACCCGAAGCGGCGGCGCCTGAGACGGCCGTACCCGAAGCGGCCGCGCCTGAGACGGCCGTACCCGAGGCAGCGGCGGCGCTTGAGACGGCCGTACCCGAAGCGGCGGCGCCCGAGACGGCCGTACCCGAAGAGGCGGCGCCTGAGACGGCCGTACCCGAGGCGGCGGCGCCTGAGACGGCCGTACCCGAGGCGGCCGCGCCTGAGACGGCCGTACCCGAAGCGGCCGCGCCTGAGACGGCCGTACCCGAAGCGGCCGCGCCTGAGGCTGAGGCGCCCGAAGCGACGGCACCCGAGGCAACCGCGCCCGAGACAGCGGCAGCCGAAGCGACGGCACCCGAGGCAACCGCGCCCGAGACAGCGGCAGCCGAAGCCGCGGAATCGGTGGGGGATGCCGGCACCGTCCTCCGGGACCTTATCGCCCGGCACAAGGTAGGGGCGGTGGCGTTCGGGACCGGGACCGGGGCGCGTGAACTGGAAAACCTCCTGAGACAGATCGTTACAGAGACGGGCTCGGACGACATCATGATCGCCAGCGTCAATGACGCCGGCATAGCCATCTACGCGTCGTCCCGCATCGCCCGTGAGGAGCTGCCCGATTCCAGCGCGTCCCTGCGCTGCGCCATGAGCCTCGCCCGGAGACTGCAGGACCCGCTCGCCGAACTGGTGAAAATCGACCCGAAGCTCATCGGTGTCGGACAGTACCAGCACGACGTGGATCAGAAGGAGCTGCACCGCGGGTTGGTCCAGACGGTCCAGTACTGCGTCAACAGCGTGGGGGTCAACCCGAATACGGCCGGGGAGTCGCTCCTGCGCTACGTGTCGGGTCTCAACGACAAGCTCGCCCGCAAGATCGTGGGCTTCCGCAACTCCCAGGATTTTTTCAGATCGCGCGAAGGGCTCAAAACCGCGATCGGACTGGATGACGCCAGCTACCGGCAGGCGGCCGGTTTCCTCCGCATCCCGGACGGGGACCATCCGCTGGACTGCACCGCGATTCACCCCGAGGCCTATCCGGTGGTCGAAAAGATGGCCGCGGCTCAGGGCGGGGAGATCCGGGATCTCCTGGAAAACCAGGAAAAAGTGACCTCGCTGAAGCTCGATGATTTCGTGACCGACGAAATCGGGCTCCCCACTCTCGACGACATCCGGGAAGAGCTCCTGCACCCCGGCCGGGATCCCCGCAGGGCGTTCCGGGTTCCCAAGTTCCGGTCCGATGTCCGGCAGATGTCGGACCTCCAGCCGGGCATGACGATGGAAGGGACGGTCACCAATGTCACCAATTTCGGAGCCTTCGTGGACATCGGGGTCCGCCAGGACGGGCTGGTGCACCTGAGCCAGATGTCCAACCGCTTCATCCGCGATCCGCGCGAGGCGGTGAAGGTGGGCGACATCGTGCAGGTGAAGGTCCTTTCGGTCGAGATGGAAACCCAGAGGATAGGGCTGTCGATGAAGGCGCTCCTGGGGGGAGGACGCCGACGGCAGAAGCCGCAGCGGCGCGGGCGGAAGACGTCCCCGGCTCCGCGAGAAGGGCAGAGCCGCGGCGAGGCCGGTCCGGATTCCCGGAACCCCTCCCGCGCCGACCGACCCGGAGCCAACCGTTCGCGGGAAGCCTCCGGTCGCAGACGGGGCCCCCGGAAGCCGGAGGGTTCCCGGAAGCCGGAAAGCGCCCCTTCGGCGGAGCGGAATGAAGATCCCGCTTCCGACGGGCCGACACCGACCCTTCAGGAGAAGATCGCCATTCTTCAGTCCAAGTTCCGTGGTATCCACTGA
- a CDS encoding helix-turn-helix domain-containing protein, with translation MSIENNLARYRQKRGLSAIELARKVDVSRQTIYAMETGTYVPNTLVALKLARVLEVRVEDLFRLESAEVPVHTETADLLPSEQEAQPGLPVQLCDVDNRLVAVLPAPAAWSLPPADAVLIEAGKRRRRARVQLFQEDRQYRKRLLIAGCDPGISVLLRHLQREGVEAVVAYRNSSQSLDLLKQSLIHVAGSHLRDAATGESNLPAVRRQFPKGSVAVISYAIWEEGIVVARGNPKKILGVEDMARSDVTIVNREPGSGSRLMLDTHLQRGGVPPESVNGYREIASGHLPAAWQVKSGRADCCLATKTSACVFGLGFIPLESERYDLVIGNQNLGHPAVQILLDTLGRTAFRRELEGLGGYDTRIAGDRLI, from the coding sequence ATGTCCATCGAAAACAATCTTGCAAGGTACCGGCAGAAGCGGGGGCTCTCGGCGATCGAACTGGCCCGGAAGGTCGATGTCAGCCGCCAGACCATCTACGCGATGGAGACGGGGACCTATGTGCCGAACACGCTGGTGGCTCTGAAACTGGCGCGGGTGCTCGAAGTGCGGGTGGAAGACCTTTTCCGGCTGGAGAGCGCCGAAGTCCCGGTCCACACGGAGACGGCCGACCTGCTCCCCTCGGAACAGGAGGCGCAGCCGGGGCTGCCGGTACAGCTGTGCGACGTCGACAACCGCCTTGTCGCCGTATTGCCGGCACCGGCCGCCTGGAGCCTGCCGCCGGCCGACGCGGTCCTCATCGAGGCGGGGAAGCGGCGGCGCCGGGCCAGGGTCCAGCTCTTTCAGGAGGACCGGCAGTATCGCAAGCGGCTGCTGATCGCCGGCTGCGATCCGGGCATCTCCGTCCTCCTGCGCCACCTGCAGCGGGAGGGGGTGGAGGCCGTGGTCGCCTACCGGAACAGTTCGCAGTCGCTCGACCTGTTGAAGCAGTCCCTGATCCATGTCGCCGGTTCCCACCTGCGCGACGCGGCGACCGGGGAATCCAATCTCCCCGCGGTCCGCAGGCAGTTCCCGAAGGGATCGGTCGCCGTCATCTCCTACGCGATCTGGGAGGAGGGGATCGTGGTGGCCCGCGGAAACCCCAAGAAGATCCTGGGGGTGGAGGACATGGCGCGCAGCGACGTGACGATCGTCAACCGCGAGCCCGGTTCGGGCAGCCGCCTCATGCTCGACACCCACCTTCAGCGGGGGGGGGTCCCCCCGGAAAGCGTCAACGGCTACCGGGAGATCGCATCGGGACACCTGCCGGCCGCCTGGCAGGTCAAGAGCGGCCGCGCGGACTGCTGCCTGGCCACCAAGACCTCCGCCTGCGTGTTCGGACTCGGCTTCATCCCCCTGGAGAGCGAGCGCTACGACCTGGTGATCGGGAATCAGAATCTCGGTCACCCGGCCGTACAGATCCTGCTGGACACCCTGGGACGCACCGCCTTCCGCAGGGAACTCGAGGGGCTGGGGGGCTACGACACCCGGATCGCGGGCGATCGGCTGATCTGA
- a CDS encoding MogA/MoaB family molybdenum cofactor biosynthesis protein, with the protein MTKRKLADSAAEHKAHADIRARVGIITLSSSRTLASDRSGDVIQELLESRGHEVTARKVLPDDRRRLRAAVRALVRNGKIQAIITTGGTGLAPSDVTIEAVRDMLDKELPGFNALFMFLSYPQVKSAAMLSRALAGSVGGKILFCLPGSPRACRLAMESIILPELGHALSMIGSR; encoded by the coding sequence ATGACAAAACGAAAACTGGCGGATTCGGCGGCGGAACACAAGGCCCACGCCGACATCCGCGCGCGGGTAGGGATCATCACCCTCTCCTCCTCGCGCACCCTGGCCAGCGACAGGTCCGGGGACGTGATCCAGGAGCTGCTCGAGAGCCGCGGCCATGAGGTGACGGCGCGCAAGGTCCTTCCCGACGACCGCCGGCGGCTGCGGGCGGCGGTGCGCGCGCTGGTCCGGAACGGGAAGATCCAGGCCATCATCACCACGGGCGGGACCGGGCTCGCCCCGAGCGACGTCACGATCGAGGCGGTCAGGGACATGCTCGACAAGGAACTCCCCGGTTTCAACGCCCTCTTCATGTTCCTCAGCTACCCGCAGGTGAAGAGCGCGGCCATGCTTTCCCGCGCCCTGGCCGGCTCCGTCGGGGGAAAGATCCTCTTCTGCCTGCCCGGCAGCCCCCGGGCCTGCCGGCTGGCGATGGAATCGATCATCCTGCCCGAACTCGGCCACGCGCTGTCGATGATCGGGAGCCGCTAG
- a CDS encoding zinc ribbon domain-containing protein: protein MPIYEYQCTKCGEIFEAFQKVSDEPLTECRFCKARVEKLISHSSFQLKGSGWYLTDYAKRSSSPSGTETSSPGAGPSKPAESGSPAAAGSKASESKV from the coding sequence GTGCCTATCTACGAGTACCAGTGCACCAAATGCGGCGAGATTTTCGAGGCTTTCCAGAAGGTGTCCGACGAGCCGCTCACCGAATGCCGGTTCTGCAAAGCCAGGGTGGAGAAGCTGATCAGCCATTCGAGCTTCCAGCTCAAGGGGAGCGGATGGTACCTCACCGACTACGCCAAGCGTTCCTCCTCCCCGTCGGGGACGGAAACGTCCAGCCCGGGCGCGGGTCCGTCCAAGCCCGCGGAATCCGGGTCCCCGGCAGCCGCCGGGAGCAAGGCTTCCGAAAGCAAGGTCTGA
- the modB gene encoding molybdate ABC transporter permease subunit encodes MIVQSLRLSLLVVSIATVVIAIVGTAFAYLLAKRRFRGRELLDALLTLPMVLPPTVTGYYLILLLGRRGVLGEPLYALTGWTVTFTWVAAVIASTVVALPLMIKSARAAIESVDPEYETASLLMGKSEPETFFRITLPLAGRGILAGVILSFARAFGEFGATLMLAGNIQGKTQTMPLAIYEAVAGGEDATAKWLALILTGISVTVVYLTNRLSRPAPRS; translated from the coding sequence ATGATCGTCCAATCGCTCCGGCTCTCGCTCCTCGTGGTCAGCATCGCCACCGTCGTCATCGCCATCGTGGGCACCGCCTTCGCCTACCTGCTGGCCAAGCGCCGGTTCCGCGGCAGGGAACTGCTCGACGCCCTGCTCACCCTGCCGATGGTGCTCCCTCCGACCGTGACCGGGTATTACCTCATCCTGCTCCTGGGCCGGCGGGGAGTGCTGGGGGAGCCGCTTTATGCCCTGACCGGCTGGACCGTCACCTTCACCTGGGTCGCCGCCGTCATCGCCTCGACCGTGGTCGCCCTGCCGCTGATGATCAAATCCGCCCGGGCGGCGATCGAAAGCGTCGACCCCGAGTATGAAACCGCTTCCCTGCTGATGGGCAAGAGCGAACCGGAAACCTTCTTCCGCATCACCCTCCCCCTGGCCGGCAGGGGGATTCTGGCCGGTGTCATCCTCAGTTTCGCGCGCGCCTTCGGGGAGTTCGGCGCGACCCTGATGCTGGCGGGCAATATCCAGGGGAAGACCCAGACGATGCCGCTGGCCATTTACGAGGCCGTGGCGGGCGGGGAGGACGCCACCGCGAAGTGGCTGGCGCTGATCCTGACGGGGATATCGGTCACCGTCGTCTACCTCACCAACCGTCTGTCGCGCCCGGCGCCGAGGAGCTGA
- a CDS encoding PAS domain-containing protein: MRQSDYLDILCNTADGVFITDAHKRIVRWNKGAEKILGYPESDTLHRSCFEVISGKAPAGAGPCGQDCAVHRSGVEGTPRGNFDLEAVHSSGLPVWINVTLLSSAAPEAPFVTHILRDVTRDRRMKLALDRFLAELKSSGPNAAAPGAGPAEGYAVQPQDQVGRPAFAALSARELEVLTLLAEGLSTKALARKLDISHFTARNHIQNILVKLELHSKAQAVSFAFKQGIL, translated from the coding sequence ATGCGCCAGAGCGACTATCTGGATATTCTCTGCAACACGGCCGACGGGGTCTTCATCACCGACGCCCACAAGCGTATCGTCCGCTGGAACAAGGGGGCGGAAAAGATCCTGGGCTACCCCGAATCGGATACCCTTCACCGGAGCTGTTTCGAGGTGATTTCCGGGAAGGCGCCCGCCGGGGCGGGCCCCTGCGGCCAGGATTGCGCCGTGCACCGGAGCGGGGTTGAAGGGACGCCCCGGGGGAATTTCGACCTCGAGGCCGTCCACAGCTCCGGCCTCCCGGTCTGGATCAACGTCACCCTCCTGTCCAGTGCCGCCCCGGAAGCGCCCTTCGTCACGCACATCCTGCGCGACGTGACCCGGGACAGGAGGATGAAGCTGGCCCTCGACCGCTTCCTCGCGGAACTGAAATCCTCCGGACCGAACGCGGCCGCGCCCGGTGCCGGACCTGCGGAGGGATACGCCGTCCAGCCTCAAGACCAGGTCGGCCGGCCCGCCTTCGCGGCGCTGTCGGCGCGTGAACTGGAGGTGCTGACCCTGCTTGCGGAGGGACTTTCTACCAAGGCGCTGGCCCGAAAGCTCGACATCAGCCATTTCACGGCCAGAAATCACATACAGAACATCCTGGTGAAACTCGAGCTGCACAGCAAGGCGCAGGCCGTCTCTTTCGCCTTCAAACAAGGAATCCTGTAA
- a CDS encoding YvcK family protein — MRRRAEEVLRFDPQRARVVVLGGGTGLSTIVGGNSQAPDWPDEPFAGLKRFFPHLTAIVCTTDDGGSTGRLLQSLPMIGVGDIRKLLLSYILPRNLERTYALSGEGALELVRLVHRLFNHRFDRHPRNRRRAADPLLVLPRAMRPSCPESLAGALAELGACACAPPPGLGIRPAGHALGNLLLTAAIFRAAGGRTDRPPGLGEIQRGIDHIASLIGAPAGRILPATSTPGQLEFRYANGVAVYGQSKSASARRDTPVDRVTALFNSRPAVGSAVTRAIREADLILLAPGSLYTSIIPILQLEPITAAIRANRGALKILAANSWVQEGETDISLKNQARGFLVSELVEAYDRNVPQGIRGLFDIVLSANLEHVPGNILRNYALEGKSPIHLDRAAVEAMGVHPVEATLFSPNRPATTLAIHHDPGRFALAIRTLLYTDNHSGGRTGWNLRGAPPHRRKKEGRKPPAPGGRAPLLCRHLESIRTALEGKVFKPAWLRDLFMKVAWDNRDIRSRHLEFFRGVRLRPAVQWDRSTDWDNVLGYFSPEDRFLYLHEDLRSQPSRLRDDLLVALGESLLGSYVRQRRWIRQNGSRRYEIVLAPPGERRSFLSDDGLRTYLRLARMVPDRADPGVFGITINEDGGFIPPGLLFGLLFCWYLTGRGLTMEYEMTLLRWPPRSLIPLHAGDRRRKEALVRFFRTEIFGHEA, encoded by the coding sequence ATGCGCCGACGGGCGGAGGAGGTGCTCCGCTTCGACCCGCAACGTGCACGGGTCGTGGTCCTGGGAGGGGGGACGGGCCTGTCCACGATCGTGGGGGGCAACTCCCAGGCGCCGGACTGGCCCGACGAGCCGTTCGCGGGGCTGAAGCGGTTCTTCCCGCATCTTACCGCCATCGTCTGCACGACCGACGACGGCGGATCGACCGGACGGCTGCTGCAGTCGCTTCCCATGATCGGCGTGGGAGATATCCGGAAGCTGCTGCTTTCCTATATCCTTCCCCGGAATCTCGAGCGCACGTACGCGCTCTCCGGAGAGGGAGCGCTCGAACTGGTCCGGCTGGTTCACCGCCTGTTCAATCACCGGTTCGACCGGCATCCCCGAAACCGCCGGCGGGCGGCCGACCCCCTGCTCGTCCTCCCCCGGGCCATGCGTCCGTCGTGCCCCGAAAGCCTTGCCGGGGCGCTGGCCGAACTGGGCGCCTGCGCCTGTGCGCCGCCGCCGGGCCTGGGCATCCGCCCCGCCGGCCACGCCCTGGGAAACCTGCTGCTGACGGCCGCCATTTTCCGGGCGGCCGGGGGAAGGACCGACCGGCCGCCGGGGCTGGGAGAGATCCAGAGGGGAATCGACCATATCGCCTCCCTGATCGGAGCCCCGGCCGGGCGCATCCTCCCGGCCACCTCGACGCCGGGGCAGCTGGAGTTCCGCTATGCCAACGGGGTGGCGGTCTACGGGCAGAGCAAGTCGGCATCCGCCCGCCGGGACACGCCGGTGGACAGGGTGACCGCCCTGTTCAACAGCCGGCCCGCGGTCGGCTCCGCGGTGACGCGGGCGATCCGGGAGGCGGACCTGATCCTCCTGGCGCCCGGAAGCCTGTACACCAGCATCATCCCCATCCTCCAGCTGGAGCCGATCACCGCCGCCATCCGGGCCAACCGCGGCGCCCTGAAGATTCTGGCGGCCAACTCCTGGGTCCAGGAGGGGGAAACGGACATTTCGCTGAAGAACCAGGCGCGCGGGTTCCTCGTCTCGGAGCTGGTCGAAGCCTATGACCGGAATGTGCCGCAGGGGATCCGCGGGCTGTTCGACATCGTGCTGAGCGCCAACCTGGAGCATGTCCCGGGAAACATCCTGCGCAATTACGCGCTCGAGGGGAAGAGCCCCATCCACCTCGACCGCGCCGCGGTGGAGGCCATGGGAGTGCACCCGGTCGAAGCCACCCTCTTCTCCCCGAACCGGCCCGCGACAACGCTCGCCATTCATCACGACCCGGGCAGGTTCGCCCTGGCCATCCGCACCCTGCTCTACACCGACAATCATTCCGGGGGACGGACGGGGTGGAACCTCCGCGGCGCCCCCCCCCACCGCCGGAAGAAGGAGGGGCGGAAGCCCCCGGCGCCCGGCGGCCGGGCCCCCCTCCTCTGCCGCCATCTCGAATCCATACGGACCGCCCTCGAAGGCAAGGTCTTCAAGCCGGCCTGGCTGCGCGATCTGTTCATGAAGGTCGCGTGGGACAACCGCGACATCCGGAGCCGCCACCTGGAGTTCTTCCGGGGGGTGCGCCTCCGGCCCGCGGTCCAATGGGACCGGAGCACCGACTGGGACAACGTGCTGGGATATTTCAGCCCGGAGGACCGCTTTCTCTACCTGCACGAGGACCTGCGGTCCCAACCCTCCAGGCTCCGGGACGACCTCCTGGTGGCGCTCGGGGAGTCGCTGCTGGGGAGCTATGTCCGTCAGCGCCGCTGGATCCGGCAAAACGGCTCCCGCCGCTATGAAATCGTCCTCGCCCCCCCCGGCGAGAGGAGGAGCTTCCTCTCCGACGACGGGCTGAGGACCTACCTCCGGCTGGCCCGCATGGTCCCCGACCGGGCCGATCCGGGGGTCTTCGGCATCACGATCAACGAGGACGGGGGATTCATCCCCCCGGGGCTGCTGTTCGGGCTGCTCTTCTGCTGGTACCTCACCGGCAGGGGGCTCACGATGGAATACGAGATGACGCTGCTCCGGTGGCCGCCCAGGAGCCTGATCCCCCTGCACGCCGGGGACCGCCGCCGCAAGGAGGCCCTGGTCCGCTTCTTCCGCACCGAGATCTTCGGGCACGAGGCCTGA